One region of Triticum aestivum cultivar Chinese Spring chromosome 6B, IWGSC CS RefSeq v2.1, whole genome shotgun sequence genomic DNA includes:
- the LOC123135724 gene encoding protein LURP-one-related 15, producing MAMAGGAPPAPLPVVGHQFCAPYVVPLTVTKKALSLSDGDFAITDANGAVVLKVKGAIFSIRSRRTILDGAGMPLLTMQEKVFSMHHRWEVFRGDSTNAGDLLFTVKTTSLIQLKTEMDVFLAGNTAQQVCDFKIKGSYFDRSCVFYLGDSNNMVAQMSRKLTVSNVLLGRDTFSVTVFPHVDYVFIASLVVILDEVHRDKRDD from the exons ATGGCGATGGCCGGCGGAGCCCCGCCGGCGCCGCTGCCGGTGGTGGGGCACCAGTTCTGCGCGCCCTACGTGGTGCCGCTCACGGTGACCAAGAAGGCCCTCAGCCTCTCCGACGGCGACTTCGCCATCACGGACGCCAACGGCGCCGTCGTGCTCAAGGTCAAGGGCGCCATCTTCAGCATCCGGAGCCGCCGCACCATCCTCGACGGCGCCGGGATGCCCCTCCTCACCATGCAGGAAAAG GTGTTCAGCATGCACCACCGATGGGAGGTGTTCAGAGGGGACAGCACCAACGCAGGCGACCTGCTCTTCACCGTGAAGACAACTTCGCTGATCCAACTCAAGACGGAGATGGATGTCTTCTTGGCCGGGAACACCGCGCAGCAGGTCTGCGACTTCAAGATCAAGGGCAGCTACTTCGACAGGTCCTGTGTCTTCTACCTTGGCGACTCCAACAACATGGTAGCTCAA ATGAGCCGTAAACTGACTGTTTCCAATGTGCTGCTGGGGAGGGACACGTTCAGTGTGACCGTGTTCCCGCACGTCGACTACGTGTTCATCGCGAGTCTTGTTGTGATCCTGGATGAGGTTCACAGGGACAAACGCGATGATTGA